CCGATTGCGATGCAACTGGCAGGCATGTTCACATTGGTCGCTGCATTGCTGCTGATGATTTTAGGTTACACGTTGTTTCAATTCAAACAGGCGGGCCTGGAGGCGGAAAACATCGTCAACAGTACGGCTCCGCGCCTGGTTTTGTTGAAAAACGGTCATACGGAGTTTACGCGGGCATTGCTCAATATGCGGGGCTTTCTCTTTTATCCGGACGGGATGGCTACCTATGAAAAGGGCTATCGGGACAGCATCGCAAAAAGTTTAGAGATGGTGCAAGAATATAACCGCACCAGCCAGGAAGCAGAAATAAAGAGCGACGGCGAAAAACTGGCCAAAGCGATCAGTGATTACATTGAATATGCCGACAAACGGCTGATACCGGCGCGCAAGGCCAATGCGCCGAATTGGCTGGCGATGACGTCGGAAGGACGCCAAATGGTGGTGGACACCGATGCAGGGTACAATAAGTTGGCTGAAGTACAGCAAAAAGTATTGGATCGCGAAGGCTTAGCCGTGCTCGAATCGTCGCGGCGCAACAGCAATTTGGCGCTGACGTTAAGCCTGGTTACGATCGCAATCGTTATTGCGCTGGTAACATGGTACAGCCGCAATATGGCGGTACGCATGAACCGGGTTGGCACAAGCCTGCGTCAGGTCGGCGGACTTGACCTGACCGGCAGCGATCTGGTCGTGACCAGAAATGATGAGCTGGGGGATATGGGGATGGTGGCGAATGAAATGCGACGCTCACTGCGCGAGTTTGTCGATCAGCTGGGCAGCAGCAGCGAACAACTGGCCGCATCAAGCCATGAACTGAGCGCCGCGGTCGATGAACAACTGCGCGCCGTCGACCAGGTCGCCGCGAGCATTAATGAAATCGCCAGCGGCTCGACAAAGAATGCGGACAGCATCAGCAATATTTCGGCCACGCTGGAAGAAGTCTCGGCCGGATCCGAACAGATCAGCGCCGGAGCGGCGGAGGTCAACAACAGCACGCAGACCGCGGTGCGCGAAGCCGCGCAGGGCATGGATATGCTGAAACGCGTAGTTCGGCAGAATGAAGCAATCAGCCAAACGATGGGCGAGATCAATGAGGTCGCGGAAGAACTGGCGCAGGGCTCGGAAAAAATCAAGGGCATCGTCGGCGTTATCGATCAGATTGCCGGTCAGACGAATTTATTGGCGCTGAATGCGGCGATCGAGGCGGCGCGAGCAGGCGAAGCCGGGCGCGGCTTTGCGGTGGTCGCGGATGAAGTGCGCAAGCTTGCCGAGCAAAGCTCGCAGGCGACGCAGAACATCGCCGAAATCATTCAGGCGATGGGTGAGCAGATCCACGTCGCGGTCAGCTCGGTGCAAAAGAGCAGCCAGGAAGTCAATAAGGGGAAAGAATCGGCCATTTTGACGCAACAGGGCTTTGAAAGCATCATCGAAAAGATGGAAGTCGTGCAAAACGGTACGGATCAGATT
The nucleotide sequence above comes from Azotosporobacter soli. Encoded proteins:
- a CDS encoding methyl-accepting chemotaxis protein; protein product: MEKSRFPIAMQLAGMFTLVAALLLMILGYTLFQFKQAGLEAENIVNSTAPRLVLLKNGHTEFTRALLNMRGFLFYPDGMATYEKGYRDSIAKSLEMVQEYNRTSQEAEIKSDGEKLAKAISDYIEYADKRLIPARKANAPNWLAMTSEGRQMVVDTDAGYNKLAEVQQKVLDREGLAVLESSRRNSNLALTLSLVTIAIVIALVTWYSRNMAVRMNRVGTSLRQVGGLDLTGSDLVVTRNDELGDMGMVANEMRRSLREFVDQLGSSSEQLAASSHELSAAVDEQLRAVDQVAASINEIASGSTKNADSISNISATLEEVSAGSEQISAGAAEVNNSTQTAVREAAQGMDMLKRVVRQNEAISQTMGEINEVAEELAQGSEKIKGIVGVIDQIAGQTNLLALNAAIEAARAGEAGRGFAVVADEVRKLAEQSSQATQNIAEIIQAMGEQIHVAVSSVQKSSQEVNKGKESAILTQQGFESIIEKMEVVQNGTDQIARSISETAKGTQVMVASVENISVVAHQTSANSETVASSAQQQATGMREITLNAENLSSLAQNLQQIVERFKR